In a single window of the Chaetodon trifascialis isolate fChaTrf1 chromosome 19, fChaTrf1.hap1, whole genome shotgun sequence genome:
- the cnksr3 gene encoding connector enhancer of kinase suppressor of ras 3 isoform X1 produces MESVSKWTPQQVADWMRGLDDSLQQYIPSFQRQQVDGEKLLRMSHQELLSLDVTRVGHQELVLEAVDLLCALNYGVESDNLKTLVGKMRAAHHSLSGAVSQRRKNPAYHSKISHQPSNEFLTAVVELIGAAKSLLAWLDRTPLTSANDFTSTKSRIIQLCLELTSTVQKNCTVYEIEEKILEVSRALNSICEKTVQATSDPSKSDLACLEEVHITNVKPGEGLGIYIKSTYDGLHVITGTTENSPADKTQRIHAGDEVIQVNKQTVVGWQLKHLVEKLRAESGGVVMVVKKRPSGTGGGFAPAPLKNLRWRPPRVQSSQGAPALYRSRQPETSDAPGRRGKTAILDFYVPPPPAAPYAPLDANMNVSPSVKMRPKSPNSCLDADTRRRLTLTNDNRTSANPPPELSQPVPVCLRQRSSTRCKPRPVSMPVESFSGVCDTSSRPGAQGRKGQGVLHRYLSNEGISTITEEPCFPLPYRGHPSVRGVDHIRGSQCFINADLHNSATIPYQEAASKKPAASSSAAVPPPLAVTKPSTSLLGGWLARLRLLSH; encoded by the exons ATGGAGTCTGTGAGCAAGTGGACCCCGCAACAAGTGGCGGACTGGATGAGAG GTCTGGACGACAGCCTGCAGCAGTACATCCCGTCCTTCCAGCGGCAGCAGGTGGACGGGGAGAAGCTGCTGAGGATGTCCCAccaggagctgctgtctctGGACGTGACGCGGGTCGGCCACcaggagctggtgctggaggccGTGGATCTGCTCTGCGCTCTG AACTACGGCGTGGAGTCAGACAACCTGAAGACTCTGGTGGGGAAGATGAGGGCGGCGCACCACAGCCTGAGCGGCGCCGTGTCGCAGCGCCGAAAGAACCCGGCCTACCACAGCAAAATCTCCCATCAGCCCTCCAACGAATTCCTGACCGCCGTGGTCGAGCTGATCGGAGCCGCCAAGAGCCTGCTGGCCTGGCTGGACAG GACTCCTCTGACGAGCGCCAACGACTTCACCTCCACCAAGAGCAGAATCATCCAGCTGTGTCTGGAGCTCACCTCCACCGTCCAGAAG AACTGCACTGTTTATGAGATTGAGGAGAAGATTCTGGAAGTG tcccGAGCTCTGAACAGCATCTGTGAGAAGACAGTCCAggcgacctctgacccctcaaAGAGTGACTTGGCCTGTCTGGAGGAGGTGCACATCACCAACGTCAAGCCCGGCGAGGGACTG GGTATTTACATCAAATCCACCTACGACGGGCTTCACGTCATCACAGGGACGACAGAGAAC TCTCCTGCAGATAAAACGCAGAGGATTCATGCTGGAGATGAAGTCATTCAGGTCAACAAACAGACCGTG GTGGGCTGGCAGCTGAAGCACCTGGTGGAGAAGCTGAGGGCGGAGTCCGGAGGCGTCGTCATGGTGGTGAAGAAGAGGCCGTCCGGGACAGGCGGCGGCTTCGCGCCCGCTCCGCTGAAGAACCTGCGCTGGAGGCCGCCGCGCGTACAG AGCTCTCAGGGAGCTCCAGCCCTCTACAGATCTCGCCAGCCGGAAACCTCAGATGCTCccgggaggagagggaagacagCCATATTGGATTTTTACGTCCCGCCTCCACCCGCAGCACCTTACGCACCGCT AGACGCCAACATGAACGTGTCTCCATCTGTGAAAATGAGGCCGAAGTCTCCGAACTCGTGTCTGGACGCAGACACACGGCGACGCCTCACCCTGACCAACGACAACAGGACGTCTGCCAACCCCCCGCCGGAACTCAGCCAGCCGGTGCCTGTGTGCCTCCGACAGCGCTCGTCGACACGCT GTAAACCTCGACCCGTCTCCATGCCGGTGGAGTCGTTCTCAGGTGTGTGCGACACGTCCTCCAGGCCCGGGGCTCAGGGAAGGAAAG GGCAGGGCGTTCTGCACAGGTATCTGAGTAACGAGGGAATCAGCACCATCACGGAGGAGCCGTGTTTCCCCCTGCCGTACCGAGGACACCCGTCTGTCCGCGGGGTCGACCACATCAGAGGCAGCCAGTGCTTCATCAACGCCGACCTGCACAACAGCGCCACCATCCCGTACCAGGAAGCGGCGTCCAAAAAGCCCGCTGCGTCCAGCTCTGCTGCCGTTCCTCCCCCTCTGGCCGTGACCAAACCGTCGACGTCGCTGCTGGGAGGCTGGCTGGCTCGTCTCAGGCTGCTCAGCCACTGA
- the cnksr3 gene encoding connector enhancer of kinase suppressor of ras 3 isoform X2, which produces MRAAHHSLSGAVSQRRKNPAYHSKISHQPSNEFLTAVVELIGAAKSLLAWLDRTPLTSANDFTSTKSRIIQLCLELTSTVQKNCTVYEIEEKILEVSRALNSICEKTVQATSDPSKSDLACLEEVHITNVKPGEGLGIYIKSTYDGLHVITGTTENSPADKTQRIHAGDEVIQVNKQTVVGWQLKHLVEKLRAESGGVVMVVKKRPSGTGGGFAPAPLKNLRWRPPRVQSSQGAPALYRSRQPETSDAPGRRGKTAILDFYVPPPPAAPYAPLDANMNVSPSVKMRPKSPNSCLDADTRRRLTLTNDNRTSANPPPELSQPVPVCLRQRSSTRCKPRPVSMPVESFSGVCDTSSRPGAQGRKGQGVLHRYLSNEGISTITEEPCFPLPYRGHPSVRGVDHIRGSQCFINADLHNSATIPYQEAASKKPAASSSAAVPPPLAVTKPSTSLLGGWLARLRLLSH; this is translated from the exons ATGAGGGCGGCGCACCACAGCCTGAGCGGCGCCGTGTCGCAGCGCCGAAAGAACCCGGCCTACCACAGCAAAATCTCCCATCAGCCCTCCAACGAATTCCTGACCGCCGTGGTCGAGCTGATCGGAGCCGCCAAGAGCCTGCTGGCCTGGCTGGACAG GACTCCTCTGACGAGCGCCAACGACTTCACCTCCACCAAGAGCAGAATCATCCAGCTGTGTCTGGAGCTCACCTCCACCGTCCAGAAG AACTGCACTGTTTATGAGATTGAGGAGAAGATTCTGGAAGTG tcccGAGCTCTGAACAGCATCTGTGAGAAGACAGTCCAggcgacctctgacccctcaaAGAGTGACTTGGCCTGTCTGGAGGAGGTGCACATCACCAACGTCAAGCCCGGCGAGGGACTG GGTATTTACATCAAATCCACCTACGACGGGCTTCACGTCATCACAGGGACGACAGAGAAC TCTCCTGCAGATAAAACGCAGAGGATTCATGCTGGAGATGAAGTCATTCAGGTCAACAAACAGACCGTG GTGGGCTGGCAGCTGAAGCACCTGGTGGAGAAGCTGAGGGCGGAGTCCGGAGGCGTCGTCATGGTGGTGAAGAAGAGGCCGTCCGGGACAGGCGGCGGCTTCGCGCCCGCTCCGCTGAAGAACCTGCGCTGGAGGCCGCCGCGCGTACAG AGCTCTCAGGGAGCTCCAGCCCTCTACAGATCTCGCCAGCCGGAAACCTCAGATGCTCccgggaggagagggaagacagCCATATTGGATTTTTACGTCCCGCCTCCACCCGCAGCACCTTACGCACCGCT AGACGCCAACATGAACGTGTCTCCATCTGTGAAAATGAGGCCGAAGTCTCCGAACTCGTGTCTGGACGCAGACACACGGCGACGCCTCACCCTGACCAACGACAACAGGACGTCTGCCAACCCCCCGCCGGAACTCAGCCAGCCGGTGCCTGTGTGCCTCCGACAGCGCTCGTCGACACGCT GTAAACCTCGACCCGTCTCCATGCCGGTGGAGTCGTTCTCAGGTGTGTGCGACACGTCCTCCAGGCCCGGGGCTCAGGGAAGGAAAG GGCAGGGCGTTCTGCACAGGTATCTGAGTAACGAGGGAATCAGCACCATCACGGAGGAGCCGTGTTTCCCCCTGCCGTACCGAGGACACCCGTCTGTCCGCGGGGTCGACCACATCAGAGGCAGCCAGTGCTTCATCAACGCCGACCTGCACAACAGCGCCACCATCCCGTACCAGGAAGCGGCGTCCAAAAAGCCCGCTGCGTCCAGCTCTGCTGCCGTTCCTCCCCCTCTGGCCGTGACCAAACCGTCGACGTCGCTGCTGGGAGGCTGGCTGGCTCGTCTCAGGCTGCTCAGCCACTGA